In one Atribacteraceae bacterium genomic region, the following are encoded:
- the pgeF gene encoding peptidoglycan editing factor PgeF, producing the protein MSRSKRSEPPFLRFDRLTGDPRLTHFFTVRSNPYDLIDPGERQAFLHTFYGGNYEIVVPRQVHGDQIAVVSGPLVSAPEADALVTAWPGLFIGILVADCFPILLFDPHHLVLAVVHAGWRGVAANIQGKTVEFLRTRFASQPSGITAVIGPGIGPCCFQVGEEVVHIFHKHGGFQADWLVKREGKFFLNLRFVIVTDLIRQGVPAESIETVLLCTACRRDLFHSYRRDGPGAGRMLLGAALCPDVPLP; encoded by the coding sequence ATGAGTAGGTCAAAACGGTCTGAGCCGCCCTTCCTCCGTTTTGATCGTTTGACCGGCGACCCCCGGCTGACCCACTTCTTCACCGTCCGTTCCAACCCTTATGATCTGATTGATCCGGGGGAGCGGCAAGCCTTCCTTCACACATTCTACGGTGGAAACTACGAAATTGTGGTCCCCCGCCAAGTCCACGGAGATCAGATCGCGGTCGTATCCGGCCCCTTGGTAAGCGCTCCGGAAGCGGATGCCTTGGTCACCGCCTGGCCCGGCTTGTTCATCGGTATTCTGGTGGCTGACTGTTTTCCGATTCTACTGTTTGATCCGCATCATTTGGTGCTTGCGGTGGTCCACGCCGGCTGGCGGGGGGTCGCGGCGAACATCCAGGGAAAAACCGTGGAATTCTTGCGTACTCGATTTGCGTCGCAGCCCTCCGGCATTACCGCAGTCATCGGCCCAGGGATCGGGCCGTGCTGCTTTCAGGTTGGGGAGGAGGTGGTGCATATTTTTCATAAACACGGCGGGTTTCAAGCCGATTGGTTGGTTAAGCGGGAAGGAAAGTTTTTTTTGAACTTGCGCTTTGTCATCGTAACTGACCTCATCCGCCAGGGTGTACCAGCCGAGTCCATCGAGACCGTTTTACTCTGTACGGCTTGCCGCAGGGACCTTTTCCACTCCTACCGGCGGGACGGACCGGGGGCGGGAAGGATGCTCCTGGGGGCGGCGCTTTGCCCGGACGTTCCCTTGCCTTAA
- a CDS encoding acyltransferase, with translation MPRRTEVRFTVERYNTLYYWWRAKNPLLVILNFLVVFIFRYSPSLGLKRFLYRAIGAKLDKGVALALSVVFDVFFPELIEIGENTILGYNTTVLTHEFLIREFRTGKVKIGRNVLVGAYCLILAGVEIGDNATVAAFSLVNEDIPANCVAAGVPARVIRWKDE, from the coding sequence ATGCCCAGGCGTACGGAAGTTCGCTTCACCGTGGAACGGTACAATACCCTGTACTATTGGTGGAGGGCAAAAAACCCTCTCTTGGTGATCCTGAACTTTTTGGTCGTTTTCATTTTTCGCTACTCGCCTTCCCTGGGCCTCAAACGCTTCTTATACCGGGCCATTGGCGCGAAACTGGATAAGGGAGTGGCGCTGGCGTTGTCTGTGGTGTTCGATGTGTTTTTTCCGGAACTGATCGAGATCGGGGAAAACACGATCCTCGGCTATAACACCACTGTCCTCACCCACGAGTTTCTCATCCGGGAATTCCGGACCGGCAAGGTCAAAATCGGGCGCAATGTCCTTGTCGGGGCCTACTGCCTGATCCTGGCCGGGGTGGAAATCGGGGACAATGCGACGGTGGCCGCCTTTTCCCTGGTCAACGAGGACATTCCCGCCAATTGTGTCGCGGCGGGGGTTCCCGCGCGGGTGATTCGCTGGAAAGATGAGTAG